From Thiomicrospira sp. XS5, one genomic window encodes:
- the folD gene encoding bifunctional methylenetetrahydrofolate dehydrogenase/methenyltetrahydrofolate cyclohydrolase FolD, translated as MSAKIIDGKAVSKAVRGKIKDQVDMRLSQGLRAPGLAVILIGDDPASSVYVNNKKRACEEVGFVSKSWHWPSSTTQAELLDLIRQLNDDSSIDGILVQLPLPDHIEAETVIEAIHPDKDVDGFHPYNIGRLTVRMPTLRPCTPYGCITLLNHYGLSAKGKHAVIVGASNIVGRPMSLELLLAGATTTVCHRFTADLKTHVAMADILVVAVGKPGFIPADWLKPGCIVIDVGINRLEDGSLTGDVDKAAMDVAAHVTPVPGGVGPMTIATLLENTLIACERHQLS; from the coding sequence ATGAGCGCAAAGATTATTGACGGTAAGGCTGTCTCAAAAGCGGTTCGCGGTAAGATCAAAGATCAGGTCGATATGCGGCTTTCGCAAGGCCTGAGAGCGCCAGGCCTGGCCGTTATTTTGATTGGTGATGATCCGGCCTCGTCGGTGTACGTGAACAACAAGAAGCGAGCCTGCGAGGAAGTGGGCTTCGTGTCCAAGTCCTGGCATTGGCCGTCTTCGACCACGCAAGCCGAGTTGTTGGATTTGATTCGTCAATTGAACGACGACAGTTCGATTGACGGAATTCTGGTTCAGTTGCCATTGCCGGATCACATTGAAGCTGAAACCGTGATTGAAGCCATTCACCCCGACAAAGATGTCGATGGGTTTCACCCGTATAACATTGGTCGCTTGACGGTGCGAATGCCCACTTTGCGTCCTTGCACGCCGTACGGTTGTATAACGCTGTTGAATCATTACGGTTTATCCGCCAAAGGCAAGCATGCGGTGATTGTGGGCGCGTCCAATATCGTGGGGCGTCCGATGTCGCTGGAATTATTATTGGCCGGTGCGACGACCACGGTTTGTCACCGCTTCACGGCGGATTTGAAAACTCACGTTGCCATGGCCGATATTCTGGTGGTGGCGGTCGGTAAACCGGGCTTTATTCCGGCCGATTGGTTGAAGCCGGGTTGCATCGTCATTGATGTGGGCATCAACCGTTTGGAAGATGGCTCTCTGACCGGCGATGTCGATAAAGCGGCGATGGATGTGGCCGCGCATGTGACGCCTGTGCCGGGCGGCGTGGGACCCATGACGATTGCGACCCTGCTGGAAAATACCTTGATTGCCTGTGAGCGACACCAATTAAGTTAA
- a CDS encoding FMN-binding glutamate synthase family protein yields the protein MTMKQPGLIESATFSRDVIHEIQRAAETGIYDIRGFGAKRKVPHFDDLLFLGASMSRYPLEGYREKCGTDVTLGTRFAKNPIKLDIPVTIAGMSFGALSANAKESLGRGANMVGTSTTTGDGGMTPEERQTSKTLVYQYLPSRYGMNPDDLRKADAIEVVLGQGAKPGGGGMLLGQKITDRVAQMRNLPKGIDQRSACRHPDWTGPDDLAIKIQELREITDWQVPIYIKVGATRTYYDVKLAVKAGADVIVLDGMQGGTAATQDVFIEHVGIPTMAAIPQAVRALQEMDMHRKVQLIVSGGIRSGADVAKAMALGADAVAIGTAALVALGCNHPKWDAEYQKIGSAAGFYDDYHEGKCPAGISTQDTELAARLNPEEAGKRLANYLQVLTMEAQTLARACGKSHLHNLEPEDLVALNVEAAAMAGVPLAGTGWIPGKSNY from the coding sequence ATGACGATGAAACAACCTGGATTAATCGAGTCCGCAACTTTTAGCCGTGACGTGATTCATGAAATTCAACGTGCGGCGGAAACGGGCATCTACGACATTCGCGGTTTCGGTGCGAAGCGTAAGGTCCCGCATTTCGATGATTTATTGTTCCTGGGCGCCAGTATGTCGCGTTATCCGTTGGAAGGTTACCGTGAAAAGTGCGGCACCGACGTCACTTTGGGCACGCGTTTCGCCAAAAATCCGATTAAATTGGACATTCCGGTGACCATCGCCGGGATGAGTTTCGGGGCGTTATCGGCTAATGCCAAGGAATCGCTTGGACGTGGTGCCAACATGGTGGGCACCAGTACCACTACCGGTGATGGCGGGATGACGCCGGAAGAGCGACAAACCTCCAAAACGTTGGTTTATCAATACTTGCCGTCTCGTTATGGGATGAACCCGGACGATTTGCGTAAAGCCGATGCCATTGAAGTGGTGTTGGGGCAAGGTGCTAAGCCAGGCGGCGGCGGGATGTTGCTGGGGCAAAAAATCACCGACCGTGTCGCGCAGATGCGTAACCTGCCGAAAGGCATCGACCAACGCAGTGCCTGTCGTCACCCGGACTGGACCGGTCCGGATGATTTGGCGATTAAGATTCAAGAATTGCGTGAAATCACCGATTGGCAAGTGCCGATTTACATTAAAGTGGGGGCGACCCGCACTTACTACGACGTGAAGCTGGCGGTGAAAGCCGGTGCCGATGTGATTGTACTGGATGGTATGCAAGGCGGTACGGCGGCGACGCAAGACGTCTTCATCGAACACGTCGGGATTCCAACCATGGCCGCGATTCCACAAGCGGTTCGTGCCCTTCAGGAAATGGACATGCACCGTAAGGTTCAGTTGATTGTTTCCGGTGGGATTCGCAGTGGGGCCGACGTGGCGAAAGCCATGGCGTTGGGTGCCGATGCGGTCGCGATTGGAACGGCGGCATTGGTCGCGTTGGGCTGTAACCACCCGAAATGGGATGCCGAGTACCAAAAAATCGGTTCGGCGGCCGGTTTCTATGACGATTACCACGAAGGCAAATGTCCGGCGGGCATCTCCACGCAAGACACGGAATTGGCGGCGCGTTTGAATCCGGAAGAAGCTGGTAAACGTTTGGCAAACTATCTGCAAGTTTTGACGATGGAAGCGCAAACGCTGGCACGTGCCTGTGGTAAGTCCCACTTGCACAATTTGGAACCGGAAGATTTGGTGGCTCTGAATGTGGAAGCCGCGGCCATGGCCGGTGTGCCTTTAGCGGGTACGGGCTGGATTCCGGGTAAATCAAACTATTAA
- a CDS encoding protein glxC, which produces MEFDLKTQTVREVNQALHDLPKDKASEVVVNGISGDHNLAVGMDQPAKITLNGHAGYYCAGMNKEAEIIVNGNAGQGVAENMMSGKVHVKGNASQSAAATAHGGLLVVDGDAAARCGISMKGVNIVVKGSVGHMSAFMGQSGCLVVCGDAGEALGDSLYEAHLYVKGKVESLGADCIQKEMRPEHIEELSALLKEAGSDEDPYSFTRYGSARQLYTFKVDNASAY; this is translated from the coding sequence ATGGAATTTGATTTGAAAACACAAACGGTCCGAGAGGTGAATCAAGCCTTGCATGATTTGCCGAAAGACAAAGCCTCGGAAGTGGTGGTAAACGGTATCAGCGGTGACCACAATTTGGCGGTCGGGATGGATCAGCCGGCGAAGATTACCTTGAACGGTCATGCCGGTTACTATTGCGCCGGTATGAACAAAGAAGCGGAAATCATTGTTAATGGCAACGCCGGTCAAGGCGTGGCGGAAAACATGATGTCCGGTAAAGTGCACGTCAAAGGCAATGCCAGCCAATCGGCGGCCGCTACGGCACATGGTGGACTGCTGGTGGTGGACGGCGATGCCGCCGCCCGTTGCGGTATTTCCATGAAAGGCGTCAACATCGTTGTGAAAGGCTCAGTCGGTCACATGAGTGCCTTTATGGGGCAGTCGGGTTGCTTGGTTGTCTGTGGTGATGCCGGTGAAGCCTTGGGGGATTCCTTGTACGAAGCCCATTTGTATGTCAAAGGTAAGGTCGAGTCCTTGGGCGCGGATTGTATTCAAAAAGAGATGCGTCCGGAGCACATCGAGGAGCTGTCCGCACTGTTGAAAGAAGCCGGTAGTGATGAGGATCCGTACAGCTTTACCCGTTACGGTTCAGCTCGCCAGCTGTATACCTTTAAAGTCGATAACGCTTCGGCGTATTAA
- a CDS encoding glutamine amidotransferase family protein — MCGIVGLYLKNSALESQLGKLFEPMLIAMTGRGPDSAGFAIYGDEVSDDMIKLTLQHEDEHYPWHMLAEKLEETYSTPVSVMHNANAAVLKMKAEEAPVRETIAEFDPTVRIMSVGRSIEILKEVGLPENIAERFNLAGMKGSHIVGHTRMATESGVTMEGSHPFSTGMDLCLVHNGSLSNHNRLREELEHKGIQFETENDSEVAAGYLTWRLREGASVKEALEGAIEDLDGFFTFTVGTKDGFAVVRDPIACKPAVMAETDDYVAMASEYHALSSLPGIENAKLWEPDPGKVYFWGKG, encoded by the coding sequence ATGTGTGGAATTGTAGGGTTATATTTAAAAAACAGCGCACTTGAGAGTCAACTCGGCAAGCTGTTCGAGCCGATGCTGATTGCCATGACTGGGCGTGGACCGGACAGTGCCGGGTTCGCGATTTACGGGGACGAAGTGTCCGACGATATGATCAAGTTAACGCTTCAGCATGAAGACGAGCATTATCCTTGGCATATGTTGGCCGAAAAGCTTGAAGAAACCTATAGCACGCCGGTTTCGGTGATGCACAACGCCAATGCAGCGGTGCTGAAAATGAAAGCCGAAGAAGCCCCGGTACGCGAAACCATCGCTGAATTCGATCCGACGGTTCGCATCATGAGCGTGGGGCGTTCCATCGAAATTTTGAAAGAAGTCGGGTTGCCGGAAAACATCGCCGAGCGTTTTAATCTGGCGGGCATGAAAGGGTCGCATATTGTGGGCCACACCCGTATGGCAACGGAAAGCGGCGTGACGATGGAAGGATCGCATCCGTTTTCGACCGGGATGGATTTGTGCCTGGTACACAACGGTTCCTTGTCGAACCATAACCGTTTGCGAGAAGAGCTGGAACACAAAGGTATCCAATTCGAAACCGAAAACGATTCCGAAGTGGCGGCCGGTTACCTGACCTGGCGTTTGCGTGAAGGCGCCAGCGTAAAAGAAGCGTTGGAAGGGGCCATCGAAGATTTAGACGGCTTTTTCACCTTCACGGTCGGAACCAAAGACGGCTTTGCGGTGGTACGTGATCCAATCGCGTGTAAGCCGGCGGTCATGGCGGAAACGGATGATTACGTGGCCATGGCGTCTGAATATCATGCGCTGTCCTCTTTGCCGGGCATCGAGAACGCCAAATTGTGGGAACCGGATCCAGGAAAAGTGTATTTCTGGGGTAAAGGCTGA
- the glnT gene encoding type III glutamate--ammonia ligase — protein MTIEEAKKFLEDNQIKYILAQFVDIHGVAKTKSVPASCLESIVEDGAGFAGFAVWGLGMEPHDGDYMAKADLSTLSIVPWQPGYARVACTGHVHDKPYEYDTRHIMLKQIERLSEKGWTLNTGIEPEFSLLKRNEDGHLMPYDGSDTLDKPCYDYKGLSRSRAFLEKFVDSLQQVGFDVYQIDHEDANGQFEINYTYSDAKTSADRITFVRMAGSEIANEMGMICSFMPKPNANRTGNGFHFHLSITDAEGNNLFKDDSDKNNMGLSELAYDFLGGLMHHAKALCAFAAPTVNSYKRLVVGRSLSGATWAPAFISYGDNNRSAMVRVPYGRLEFRLPDTGCNPYLVTAAIIAAGLDGVAKKLNPGEPQNINHYGLSLDEIKARGIDTLPQSLSEALDELEGNSLFVEQFGENFMKEFIDIKRMEWVEYQRHVSDWELNRYAEYF, from the coding sequence ATGACGATTGAAGAAGCCAAAAAATTCCTTGAAGACAACCAGATTAAATACATTCTGGCCCAGTTTGTCGATATTCACGGTGTCGCCAAAACCAAGTCGGTTCCAGCCAGTTGCTTGGAGTCGATTGTGGAAGACGGTGCCGGGTTCGCCGGGTTCGCTGTCTGGGGGCTGGGCATGGAGCCGCACGACGGCGATTATATGGCCAAAGCCGATTTAAGTACTTTGAGCATCGTCCCTTGGCAACCCGGGTACGCGCGTGTGGCCTGTACCGGTCACGTGCATGATAAGCCTTACGAATACGACACGCGTCATATTATGTTGAAACAAATCGAACGTTTGAGCGAAAAAGGTTGGACGCTGAATACCGGGATCGAACCGGAATTCAGCTTGCTGAAACGCAATGAAGACGGGCATTTGATGCCGTATGACGGAAGCGATACCTTGGACAAGCCGTGTTACGACTATAAAGGCTTGTCGCGTTCCCGCGCGTTTTTGGAAAAATTCGTCGATTCCCTGCAGCAGGTCGGGTTCGATGTTTATCAGATCGACCACGAAGATGCCAACGGTCAGTTCGAAATCAACTACACCTATTCCGACGCGAAAACCTCGGCGGACCGAATCACCTTTGTGCGTATGGCGGGCAGCGAAATCGCCAATGAAATGGGCATGATTTGCTCCTTTATGCCGAAGCCGAACGCTAACCGCACCGGGAATGGGTTCCATTTCCACTTGTCGATTACCGATGCGGAAGGGAATAACCTGTTCAAAGACGATTCCGACAAAAACAACATGGGGTTGTCGGAATTGGCCTATGACTTCCTGGGTGGCTTGATGCACCACGCTAAAGCGTTATGTGCGTTTGCCGCGCCGACCGTCAATTCTTACAAGCGTTTGGTTGTCGGACGTTCGCTGTCCGGCGCGACCTGGGCACCGGCGTTTATCAGCTACGGCGACAACAACCGTTCGGCGATGGTCCGCGTGCCTTATGGACGTTTGGAGTTCCGTTTGCCGGATACCGGGTGTAATCCGTACCTGGTGACCGCCGCCATCATTGCTGCCGGTTTGGACGGTGTGGCGAAGAAATTGAATCCGGGTGAGCCGCAAAACATCAACCACTACGGCTTGTCGTTGGATGAGATCAAGGCAAGAGGGATTGATACCTTGCCGCAATCGTTGTCGGAAGCTTTGGACGAGTTGGAAGGCAATTCGTTGTTCGTCGAACAGTTCGGCGAAAACTTCATGAAAGAATTCATTGATATCAAACGCATGGAATGGGTCGAATACCAGCGCCATGTGTCCGATTGGGAATTAAACCGTTATGCAGAGTATTTTTAA
- a CDS encoding 2Fe-2S iron-sulfur cluster-binding protein — protein sequence MKLRLAPQPLEWIDRKASVTFEFEGKPVKGFKGDVISSALWAEGTKVLGRSFKYHRRRGVMSLANHDVNALFQAEDRPNVRGDVVAPENGMSLTAVNTFGSLANDKGALVELIGKFLPVGFYYKAFYSPKFLFPKWERLIREMAGLGKVDTSWTEERKPKRYRHCDVAVIGAGPSGMAAAIQAAKQGVDVCLIDENPHIGGSLDYQFVNESAQTLNRHYLKETIESTPNIHVITSAYVAGYYGDHWLSINTNDGLIKLSAQSVVVATGVFEQPAVFRNNDLPGVMNASAAQRMMTRYAVAPCNESVVLTANAEGYRAALDMHQNGLVVKAIIDTGRTEGEWVEQAKQAGMVVYENAEMVEALGRKQLEGVIFKTNGTEKRLLCDGLLMSVGWAPAGAPLYQAGAKFGYNATVAQLLPVSLPEGVFACGRINGVYDIENRIKDGEQAGLAAALYMKDQALPEIEDYRATEAHSHPYPIWAHPKGKEFVDFDEDIQIKDLKGAIAQGFDNIELMKRFSTIGMGPSQGKHSNMNGIRMLAKLTGKTIDQTGSTTARPMFHPTPVSHLGGMRFRPERLTPIHAFHEEENACFMEAGNWLRPEYYPTEMTREASIQAEVATVRNSVGLIDVSTLGKLDVFGRDAGELMDRLYTMRMSNMAIGASRYALMVDDSGVVIDDGVAIRYSDEHFYVTTTTSTSDSAYRLIQKKVIEWGLKVTVLNRTGQIGAMNLAGPNSRKILEQLCDIDLSTDAFPYLAMRQGKMLGLDVTLIRVGFVGELGYEIHTDSQSALTIWKALMSAGQTYGIKPFGVEAQRQLRLEKGHIIVGQDTDGLTNPFEANMPWAVHFKKPYFLGKPSLVRLKPRKERTLVGFELLSDNPNDQPLESNLVIEGGEMIGRVTSIGRSVTLKKIIGLAMISTDYSMANNVLSIKLTDGRFVKAKVVKTPFYDPEGLMQKPDETAEGDAA from the coding sequence ATGAAGCTTAGACTCGCGCCACAGCCATTGGAATGGATTGATCGCAAAGCGTCGGTGACCTTCGAGTTCGAAGGTAAACCGGTCAAAGGTTTCAAGGGCGATGTCATCAGTAGCGCTTTATGGGCCGAGGGCACGAAAGTGTTGGGCCGCAGTTTTAAATACCACCGTCGTCGCGGCGTGATGAGTTTGGCCAACCACGACGTCAATGCCTTGTTTCAAGCCGAGGACAGACCGAATGTCCGCGGCGATGTGGTGGCGCCGGAAAATGGCATGTCACTGACCGCCGTCAACACCTTTGGCTCTCTGGCGAATGACAAGGGCGCATTGGTGGAATTAATCGGAAAATTTCTGCCGGTCGGCTTCTACTATAAAGCCTTTTATTCACCGAAATTTCTGTTCCCGAAATGGGAGCGTTTGATTCGTGAAATGGCAGGCCTGGGCAAAGTGGATACAAGCTGGACCGAGGAGCGTAAGCCAAAGCGTTATCGTCATTGTGATGTGGCGGTGATCGGCGCCGGGCCTTCGGGTATGGCGGCGGCCATCCAAGCGGCCAAGCAAGGCGTGGATGTTTGTTTGATTGATGAAAACCCTCACATCGGCGGCTCGTTGGATTATCAATTTGTGAACGAAAGCGCACAGACATTGAACCGCCATTATTTGAAAGAAACCATCGAATCCACTCCGAATATTCATGTGATTACCTCCGCCTATGTGGCCGGGTATTACGGTGACCATTGGTTGTCGATCAATACCAATGACGGTTTGATTAAATTGTCGGCGCAATCGGTGGTGGTGGCCACCGGCGTGTTTGAGCAACCGGCGGTGTTCCGTAACAACGATTTGCCGGGCGTGATGAATGCCTCCGCCGCGCAACGCATGATGACGCGTTATGCGGTGGCGCCGTGTAACGAATCGGTGGTGCTGACCGCTAATGCCGAAGGCTATCGTGCCGCGCTCGACATGCATCAAAACGGTTTGGTGGTGAAAGCGATTATCGATACCGGGCGCACCGAAGGCGAGTGGGTCGAACAAGCCAAGCAAGCCGGTATGGTGGTGTATGAAAACGCGGAAATGGTGGAAGCGCTGGGGCGCAAACAGCTGGAAGGCGTGATTTTCAAAACCAACGGCACCGAAAAACGTTTGTTGTGTGACGGTTTGTTGATGAGCGTGGGCTGGGCACCGGCCGGGGCGCCTTTGTATCAAGCTGGGGCCAAATTCGGTTACAACGCCACCGTGGCGCAGTTGCTGCCGGTGAGCTTGCCGGAAGGCGTGTTTGCCTGTGGCCGCATCAACGGTGTTTACGACATTGAAAACCGTATTAAAGATGGCGAGCAAGCTGGCTTGGCCGCGGCCTTGTATATGAAAGACCAGGCGTTACCGGAAATCGAAGATTACCGTGCCACAGAAGCGCATTCGCATCCGTACCCGATTTGGGCACATCCGAAAGGGAAAGAATTTGTCGATTTCGATGAAGATATTCAAATCAAGGATTTGAAAGGGGCGATAGCGCAAGGGTTCGACAATATCGAGTTGATGAAGCGTTTCTCAACCATCGGTATGGGGCCAAGCCAAGGTAAACACAGCAATATGAACGGCATTCGCATGTTGGCGAAGCTGACGGGGAAAACCATCGACCAAACCGGTTCCACGACCGCGAGACCGATGTTTCACCCAACGCCGGTTTCCCACTTGGGTGGGATGCGTTTCCGTCCGGAGCGTTTGACGCCAATCCATGCGTTTCACGAAGAAGAAAACGCCTGTTTTATGGAAGCCGGTAACTGGTTGAGACCGGAGTATTATCCGACCGAAATGACCCGTGAAGCTTCGATTCAGGCTGAAGTGGCAACGGTACGCAATTCCGTCGGCTTGATTGACGTTTCGACGTTGGGAAAACTGGATGTCTTCGGGCGGGATGCCGGGGAATTGATGGACCGACTGTACACCATGCGCATGTCGAATATGGCGATTGGTGCCAGCCGTTATGCCTTGATGGTGGACGATTCCGGTGTGGTCATCGACGACGGTGTCGCGATTCGCTATTCCGACGAACATTTTTATGTGACCACCACGACATCGACTTCGGATTCGGCCTACCGCTTGATTCAGAAAAAAGTCATCGAGTGGGGCTTGAAGGTTACGGTATTGAATCGCACCGGGCAGATTGGTGCCATGAACCTAGCCGGCCCGAACAGCCGCAAGATTCTGGAACAGCTTTGTGATATTGACTTATCGACGGACGCTTTCCCGTATCTGGCGATGCGCCAAGGCAAAATGCTGGGGTTGGATGTCACCTTGATTCGGGTCGGTTTCGTGGGCGAGTTGGGGTATGAAATCCACACCGATTCGCAATCAGCCTTGACCATTTGGAAGGCGCTGATGAGCGCTGGTCAAACCTATGGCATCAAACCGTTTGGTGTGGAAGCCCAACGTCAGTTGCGTTTGGAAAAAGGTCACATCATCGTTGGCCAGGATACCGATGGCTTGACCAACCCGTTCGAGGCCAATATGCCATGGGCAGTGCATTTCAAGAAGCCGTACTTCCTTGGTAAACCGAGTTTGGTGCGGTTAAAACCGCGCAAAGAACGTACATTGGTCGGGTTCGAGTTATTGTCCGATAACCCGAACGACCAGCCGCTGGAGTCAAACCTTGTGATTGAAGGTGGCGAAATGATTGGGCGCGTGACCAGTATTGGTCGCAGTGTCACACTGAAAAAGATCATCGGTTTGGCGATGATTTCAACCGATTATTCAATGGCGAATAATGTGCTGAGCATCAAATTGACCGACGGTCGATTTGTGAAGGCAAAAGTGGTTAAAACCCCTTTCTATGATCCGGAAGGGTTAATGCAAAAACCGGATGAAACAGCAGAAGGAGACGCGGCATGA
- a CDS encoding sarcosine oxidase subunit delta, giving the protein MKFVTCPSLGRRALSEFTYGGRLEREPDQETVSEADWADYVFYHNGAPKTQSEWWYHRPTGIWFLFERNTLTDQITQVDFANKGIAHEA; this is encoded by the coding sequence ATGAAATTTGTTACGTGTCCAAGTTTGGGAAGAAGAGCCTTGAGTGAGTTCACTTACGGTGGGCGACTTGAACGTGAACCGGACCAGGAAACCGTGTCGGAAGCGGATTGGGCAGATTATGTTTTTTATCACAACGGTGCGCCGAAAACGCAATCCGAGTGGTGGTATCACCGTCCGACGGGCATCTGGTTTTTATTTGAACGAAATACGTTGACCGATCAAATCACACAGGTCGATTTTGCGAATAAAGGAATTGCACATGAAGCTTAG